In the genome of Anabas testudineus chromosome 4, fAnaTes1.2, whole genome shotgun sequence, one region contains:
- the LOC113152903 gene encoding glutathione hydrolase-like YwrD proenzyme isoform X2, giving the protein MERRGYTAENPPLPFDVLNVTVPGAPACWCDTVKLFGSGKLSLQEVLSGAVELAEVGFPVAEVTSHHWANGVAVLRDAGKELGGDLLINNRAPKCGQVFKNPALARTLRELGEHGKPAFYQGIVAQSIVDVISQHGGVMTLDDLSNHDSEVITPVSTEYKGVRLWEPPPNSQGLAALLLLNILENFSLKALGHNSPDYIHILVEAVRLAVTDALRYLGDPNHATLPVETLLDKSYSHKRAQHITMDRAMEGVKPGQMTGSDTVYFCVIDSQGNACSFVNSNYMCFGTGLVPKGCGFPLQNRGANFSLNRNHVNCVAGGKRPYHTIIPALLTGSVTTSQKPQLLAALGVMGAFMQPQGHVQVMLNMLEFGMNPQQALDAPRVYVQYNQKTDEWWVNLEEGIDQKVAEELRRRGHKVNWPITGHKRSQFGRGQIITVGDWWNPSVNQGDHSTRVLWAGSDPRADGCAQGY; this is encoded by the exons ATGGAAAGACGTGGTTACACTGCTGAGAACCCTCCTTTACCTTTTGATGTCTTGAATGTCACAGTACCAGGGGCTCCTGCATGCTGGTGTGATACTGTAAAGCTGTTTGGTAGTGGCAAG CTGTCCTTGCAGGAGGTGCTGAGTGGGGCAGTGGAGCTTGCAGAGGTGGGGTTTCCTGTTGCCGAGGTGACATCTCACCACTGGGCGAATGGAGTGGCTGTTCTGAGAGATGCTGGGAAGGAATTAGGTGGAGATCTGCTGATTAACAATCGTGCGCCCAAATGTGGACAAGTATTCAAAAACCCTGCCCTGGCCCGGACACTGAGG GAGCTGGGTGAGCATGGCAAACCAGCTTTCTACCAGGGCATAGTGGCCCAATCCATTGTTGATGTCATCAGCCAACATGGTGGAGTCATGACCCTGGATGACCTCAGCAACCATGACAGTGAAGTTATCACACCCGTTAGCACAGAATACAAG GGTGTGCGTTTGTGGGAACCCCCTCCTAACAGTCAGGGACTGGCTGCCTTGCTGCTGCTCAACATCCTGGAGAACTTCTCTCTCAAAG CTTTAGGTCACAACAGCCCCGACTACATCCATATTTTGGTGGAGGCTGTGCGTCTGGCAGTAACAGATGCTCTGCGTTACCTGGGCGACCCAAATCACGCAACCCTTCCTGTGGAAACCTTACTGGACAAGAGCTACAGCCACAAGCGAGCGCAACACATTACCATGGACAG GGCCATGGAAGGTGTGAAGCCTGGCCAGATGACAGGAAGTGACACAGTCTATTTCTGTGTGATTGACAGCCAAGGGAATGCCTGCTCATTTGTAAACAGCAATTATATGTGCTTTGGGACCGGGCTCGTCCCTAAAGGCTGTGGATTTCCGCTACAG AATCGCGGTGCCAATTTTTCTCTGAATCGTAACCATGTTAACTGTGTTGCTGGAGGGAAGCGACCATATCACACCATAATACCTGCTCTCCTCACTGGCTCTGTAACCACATCACAAAAACCCCAACTCCTTGCTGCGCTTGGGGTGATGGGGGCTTTCATGCAACCACAAGGACATGTCCAA GTGATGTTGAACATGTTGGAGTTTGGCATGAATCCCCAACAAGCTCTGGATGCACCAAGAGTTTACGTACAGTATAACCAAAAAA CTGATGAGTGGTGGGTTAATCTGGAAGAGGGGATTGACCAGAAGGTGGCGGAGGAGCTGAGAAGACGGGGCCACAAAGTCAACTGGCCAATCACAG GCCACAAGAGGTCGCAGTTTGGGCGGGGACAGATCATCACAGTGGGGGATTGGTGGAACCCATCTGTCAATCAAGGCGACCATTCAACCAGGGTGTTGTGGGCAGGATCAGACCCCAGAGCTGATGGATGTGCTCAGGGATACTAG
- the tm4sf18 gene encoding transmembrane 4 L6 family member 18: MCCSVGFARSLGLALVPLAFCCILANLLLLFPMGEITYIQQDRLASYIWYFGGLGGGGLLMLIPAVVFITLGKCSCCWNESLMMCGSVLAAVVGLVGSGYCFVVSGFSLVQGPQCFTSLGWSYPFADQGGRYLLQPETWSRCLQPVHIVEWNVTLQCVLLGLAVLEFIICLLQLGNGLVNVICRPCCYKQEYSLNA, encoded by the exons ATGTGTTGCTCTGTGGGTTTTGCCAGGTCTCTGGGTCTGGCCCTGGTGCCTCTGGCCTTCTGCTGTATCCTGGCCAacctactgctgctgtttccgATGGGAGAAATCACCTACATCCAACAGGACCGTCTGGCCAGCTATATCTGGTACTTTGGTGGACTAGGTGGTGGAGGACTGCTG ATGCTGATACCAGCTGTGGTTTTCATTACTCTGGGGAAATGTAGCTGCTGTTGGAACGAGAGCTTAATG ATGTGTGGGTCAGTGTTGGCAGCTGTGGTCGGCCTAGTGGGGTCTGGCTACTGTTTTGTCGTGTCAGGGTTCAGCTTGGTTCAGGGTCCACAGTGCTTCACCTCTCTGGGGTGGTCGTACCCCTTTGCTGACCAGGGCGGCAG GTATCTGTTGCAGCCAGAGACGTGGTCACGGTGTCTCCAGCCGGTCCACATCGTAGAGTGGAACGTGactctgcagtgtgttttactgGGTTTGGCTGTGCTGGAGTTTATCATCTGTCTCCTACAGCTGGGGAACGGTTTAGTCAACGTCATCTGCCGACCATGCTGCTACAAGCAGGAGTATAGTCTTAATGCgtag
- the LOC113152903 gene encoding glutathione hydrolase-like YwrD proenzyme isoform X1, with the protein MDTDLTFSSRRSPVVSLHGCVASSQSLATSTGLDVLKRGGNAADAAVAVAAALAVAEPCSTGLGGDAFCLFYNGNTGEIRGINGSGRSPRAQTLDFMERRGYTAENPPLPFDVLNVTVPGAPACWCDTVKLFGSGKLSLQEVLSGAVELAEVGFPVAEVTSHHWANGVAVLRDAGKELGGDLLINNRAPKCGQVFKNPALARTLRELGEHGKPAFYQGIVAQSIVDVISQHGGVMTLDDLSNHDSEVITPVSTEYKGVRLWEPPPNSQGLAALLLLNILENFSLKALGHNSPDYIHILVEAVRLAVTDALRYLGDPNHATLPVETLLDKSYSHKRAQHITMDRAMEGVKPGQMTGSDTVYFCVIDSQGNACSFVNSNYMCFGTGLVPKGCGFPLQNRGANFSLNRNHVNCVAGGKRPYHTIIPALLTGSVTTSQKPQLLAALGVMGAFMQPQGHVQVMLNMLEFGMNPQQALDAPRVYVQYNQKTDEWWVNLEEGIDQKVAEELRRRGHKVNWPITGHKRSQFGRGQIITVGDWWNPSVNQGDHSTRVLWAGSDPRADGCAQGY; encoded by the exons ATGGACACCGACTTGACCTTCTCCTCTCGCCGGTCTCCTGTGGTGAGTTTACACGGATGTGTGGCGTCCAGTCAGTCGTTAGCTACGAGCACTGGACTTG ATGTCCTGAAGCGCGGTGGTAATGCTGCAGATGCTGCAGTTGCTGTAGCGGCAGCACTGGCGGTGGCAGAACCTTGCAGTACCGGCCTTGGTGGAGACGCATTCTGCCTGTTCTACAATGGAAACACTGGAGAGATCAGAGGGATTAATGGCAG TGGTCGTTCCCCCAGGGCTCAGACCCTGGACTTCATGGAAAGACGTGGTTACACTGCTGAGAACCCTCCTTTACCTTTTGATGTCTTGAATGTCACAGTACCAGGGGCTCCTGCATGCTGGTGTGATACTGTAAAGCTGTTTGGTAGTGGCAAG CTGTCCTTGCAGGAGGTGCTGAGTGGGGCAGTGGAGCTTGCAGAGGTGGGGTTTCCTGTTGCCGAGGTGACATCTCACCACTGGGCGAATGGAGTGGCTGTTCTGAGAGATGCTGGGAAGGAATTAGGTGGAGATCTGCTGATTAACAATCGTGCGCCCAAATGTGGACAAGTATTCAAAAACCCTGCCCTGGCCCGGACACTGAGG GAGCTGGGTGAGCATGGCAAACCAGCTTTCTACCAGGGCATAGTGGCCCAATCCATTGTTGATGTCATCAGCCAACATGGTGGAGTCATGACCCTGGATGACCTCAGCAACCATGACAGTGAAGTTATCACACCCGTTAGCACAGAATACAAG GGTGTGCGTTTGTGGGAACCCCCTCCTAACAGTCAGGGACTGGCTGCCTTGCTGCTGCTCAACATCCTGGAGAACTTCTCTCTCAAAG CTTTAGGTCACAACAGCCCCGACTACATCCATATTTTGGTGGAGGCTGTGCGTCTGGCAGTAACAGATGCTCTGCGTTACCTGGGCGACCCAAATCACGCAACCCTTCCTGTGGAAACCTTACTGGACAAGAGCTACAGCCACAAGCGAGCGCAACACATTACCATGGACAG GGCCATGGAAGGTGTGAAGCCTGGCCAGATGACAGGAAGTGACACAGTCTATTTCTGTGTGATTGACAGCCAAGGGAATGCCTGCTCATTTGTAAACAGCAATTATATGTGCTTTGGGACCGGGCTCGTCCCTAAAGGCTGTGGATTTCCGCTACAG AATCGCGGTGCCAATTTTTCTCTGAATCGTAACCATGTTAACTGTGTTGCTGGAGGGAAGCGACCATATCACACCATAATACCTGCTCTCCTCACTGGCTCTGTAACCACATCACAAAAACCCCAACTCCTTGCTGCGCTTGGGGTGATGGGGGCTTTCATGCAACCACAAGGACATGTCCAA GTGATGTTGAACATGTTGGAGTTTGGCATGAATCCCCAACAAGCTCTGGATGCACCAAGAGTTTACGTACAGTATAACCAAAAAA CTGATGAGTGGTGGGTTAATCTGGAAGAGGGGATTGACCAGAAGGTGGCGGAGGAGCTGAGAAGACGGGGCCACAAAGTCAACTGGCCAATCACAG GCCACAAGAGGTCGCAGTTTGGGCGGGGACAGATCATCACAGTGGGGGATTGGTGGAACCCATCTGTCAATCAAGGCGACCATTCAACCAGGGTGTTGTGGGCAGGATCAGACCCCAGAGCTGATGGATGTGCTCAGGGATACTAG